TCGTCACGGGTCTCGAAGCGGCCCCCGCCCGGCAGGGTCACGGCGCGGCGCACGCCGGGAATCGGGGTTTCCACCCGGAGTACACGGGAGGGCCATCTCTCCTCAAAGGGCAGCGTACCGGGAACACCCAGACCCGCGCTCGCAGCCACGGTCAGCGTCGCCGTCTGCCCATCCACGGTCAGGGTCGCGGGCTGATCGCGGCTGCTGCGGCCATCGAAGTACACCCCCTCCAGGATGATCGGCCAGTTGTCCGACATGTCAGAAGCCCACCTGGATGTCCAGCAACTCGGTGGCCGCCTCGCCGAAGGCAGACGTTTCGCCGCCCACACCTGCCGCGAAGTCATCCAGCGGGGCAATGGCGCGCACGGTCAGGCCGCCCAGCACATAGCGCGTCTGACGTACGGCGGCCCAGGGCGAGGCCAGGCCCAGCGTGAGCACCCGCGCGGCGGCATTGGTCAGGCTGATCCACACCAGTCGCCAGGGGCTGAATGTCGCCCGGGTGCGGACCACGCCGCCCAGTTCCATGTTGTTCAGGACGTATGCCATCGTCGCGCCCCGTACGTACTGCCACGCCACCGCGTACAGGACCAGCACGCTCAGGTAGCCAACGGCCGCCGCCACCAGGAACGATGCGGAGGACACGAGATTTGCGGGGTCGAACATGCCTGGATTGTCCCCTCCGAACAGCCAGACCCCCAGGATGAACAGCGGCACGCCGATCACCACGCCGCCCCCGATGGTCAGCCCCAGCGCCGTCAGGCCGATCAGGTAGAACTTGCCCACGTCACCTCGGAAGGTGGCGCGCGCTGAGCCGTAGGCCAGGCCCTGCACCTGATAACGCCGCTGCATGTACCACGCCCAGGGCAGCGCCAGCCCGAAGGAAAGGCTTGCCACGACGTTCGCCAGCATGTAGGCCACGTACGCCTCGCCGGGGGTGCCGTGGAAGCGGAAGCGCAGCCCGCGGTGAACCGTGTTGACCGCCTGAAAACGCATGGACTGACGCACCAGCACCGGGTAGGCCACCGCGTAAATCAGGACAAGCACCACCGCCACCCACTTTGTGCGCTCGAACTGCCCGGAGACGGCATACGCCACGAACAGCGCGGCCACGATCAGGTACCCGCGCAGCAGCGCCGCCGGGTTGGCCCGGTACTCGAAATTCTGGCCGTCCACCCAGGTGTGGCCGTGGAAATACTGCCGATTGCGAACACGCGCCCACGGCAGGTACAGCCCCAGCGTGACGAAGGTCAACGCGACATTCACGATCCACAGCCGAAAATACTCGTCCGCCGTAGCCGTGAATCCAACGGGATATTCGGTGACGGTGGTGGGCGCGACGGGGCCGGGCTGGGTGGCCTGGGTCGGCACAGACTGGACGTGTCGGCCAAAGACGGGAACGTCGTTCGGAGGCGCGGCGGGATCGGTCATCTGCTGCCCATGCTATGCGCTGAAACGCTGCGGCGAATAGGCAAATCAGGCGGGACTGGAGGGGGGGTAGAGGGGCGCCGCTCTCCAGTGAGACAAGGCAAGCGCCCACGGCTTTATCACGCGTTCCTTGTAGAAATAGAGCGCTGCACTGGTCGGTCATCCTCCTGACTCCGGGCGAGGTGTCCGGGGCTGGGTGGCAGGCGACACAGCATCAGCGCTGGCCCGCTCCTGCTCGTTGAGACAGCAAAAGGAACACCCGTTTTTCCTCCGTCCCCTTTAACATGCCCGCATGACCCTTCCCGCGCCGGACTCCTTCACGCCCCGCCTGCTGATCTGCGATGTGTTGTACACCGGCATGGGCAGCGGCCACGCGCCGGGTGGCGTCGTCATCGTGGGGGATACGGTAGCGGCCACGGGTAATCCGGCGCAGCTGCGCGCCAGCTACCCGCAGGCACACGTGGAGCAAGTGGGCGGAATCATCGCGCCCCCACCTGTCAACGCGCACACCCACCTGGACATGAGCGCTTACGCGTTTCAGGCGCTGCCGTACTTTCGCTGGCTGCCAGAGGTGGTGATTGCCCAGCGCGAACTGCGTGGGGTGGCGGGCGGGCTGGCCGGAGCCGACCAACTCTCGCGGCTCCCCGTGGGCGGCGTGGGCGACATCGTCTGGTCGCCGGAAGTGATGGACGCCCTGCTCGCCCGCGAGGACCTGCGCGGCGTCCTGTACTTCGAGGTTCTGGGCACCTTTCCAGGGAAGGCCGATGCGGTCTTCGCCACGATGCGCGAGCGGGTGGAGACGTGGCGCAAACTGGAAAGACCTGGTGGCCCTCGCATCGGCCTGACGCCACACACGCCGTACACGGTCAGCCACCGCCTGATGAAACTGGTGACCGATTACGCGGCGGGCGAGGGCCTGCCCATGCAGATCCATGTGGCCGAGCATCCCAGCGAACCCGAACTGTTCGCCACGGGCGACGGGCCGTTGTGGACCAACCGTCTGCAACCCTTCTGGCCCGAGACCTTCGCTGAGGTGATCGGGCGCACGCCGGAGCCAGGGTTGACCCCAGTCCGCTATCTAGACGAACTCGGCGTGCTGGCCGCAAAGCCCACGCTGATCCACATGGTCAATGTCACGGCGGACGACATCGCACGGGTGGCGCGGGCCGGCTGCGCGGTGGTCAGTTGCCCGCGCAGCAACATCCATCTGGAATGCGGCACCTTCCCCTGGACCGCGTTTGCTGCTGCCGGAGTGGAGATCGCGCTGGGCACCGACTCCATCGCGAGCGGCCAGACCCTGGACGTGCGGGATGACGTGGCTTTTGCCCGGAGGCTCTATCCGCAGCTCGATCCACGTCTGCTGGTGCGCGCCGCCGTCAAGGGCGGTGGACGCGTGCTGGACCTCCCCATACCGTTCATCCGACGCGGGGAGGCGTGGTCAGACCGCTACGTCTGGAGCGATTAGGACTGCCCGTTGAGATTGGCCTCGCAGGTACCGTTTGCCACCGTCTGGCCGTTTCGCCCATAGGTCAGGACGCCAATCAGTGGGGTGCCCGTCAGGTTGTCGAGCTTGCAGGTGTAGGTCACCTTGTCGAAGCTGCCGGCCCCGGCGTCCCCCACCCAGCGGAACTCGGCGCTGCGGCGGTCCGGATCGTAGGACGCCACGGCAAACCCGGCGCGATTGTCGTTGAAGCCGGTGTACTCGTCGCGTGCGCTGTACGAGGCGAATTTGCCCTGCACGTTAACCAGATCGGGGATGGTCACGGTGGTGACCACATTGCGGCTATCCACCACGCCGCTGACCGTCCAGGTCTGCCCGACGGCCAGCGGCCCGAATTGCAGTGGTCCCTTTTCCCCGCCGTCACGTGAGGCGAGCAGCGAGTTGACCGGAGCGCAGGCTCCCAGCAGCAGAGGCAGACCCAGGGCCAGCGACAGGACAGCGCGTTTAAGCATGTGCGCAGAATACGGGCCGCACATGAGGAAGCTAGGAAGGGGAACGGGCAGGGTCAGGGGTTGGCGGGAAACAGGCCGCCCTCGCCCGCTTCCAGCACCCGGCGAATGGGGGCAAAGCTCCGGCGGTGTGCTGGACTGACGCCCAGTTCTTCCAGCGCCGCCCGGTGAGCAGGTGCGCCGTAACCCTTGTGGGAGGCAAATCCGTAGCCGGGATACTGGACATCCATTTCGCGCATCACGGCGTCCCGCTCCGTTTTGGCGAGTAGGCTGGCGGCGGCCACGCTGTAGCTCAGGGCGTCGGCCTTCGGTGGAGCGCTGATGGGCAGCGCCGTGCGGAGTTTCAGGTAATCGGTGACCAGTGCCTGCGGAGGCGGCCTCAGTCGCTCCAGCGCCCGCAGGGCCGCCGCGTGCGTCGCGCCCAGAATGTTCAAACGGTCGATCTCGTCGGGCCAGGCGTGCTCCACCGCGTAGGCCAGGGCCACGCGGCGAACCTCGGCGGCGTACTCCTCGCGCTGGGGCGCTGTCAACTGCTTGCTGTCCCGGAACGGATACTCCGTGGCCAGACCAGGGAGGATCACCGCCGCTACCGTGACCGGCCCGGCCCACGCGCCGCGCCCGGCCTCATCCACCCCGGCCACGCGGAAGTACCCGCGCCGCCAGTGCTGACGCTCATAGGCCCAGTCGGGCGTTACGGAGGGCACAGGAGGCATGGGCAAAAGGTAGCAGTTCGGCCATTCGCGCGGCCCCACTGCCCACGGTGCCGGCGGCATGCGGATTTGTAAGCCATGTCGTAAACTGCCCGGCGTGAGCGCCGAAGCCGACAACCCCCGCCCCGTCAAGCTGGCACCCAGCATCCTGTCCTGCGACTTCGCCCATCTGGCCGATGAACTGCAGGCCATCGCCGGGGCCGACTGGGCGCACGTGGACGTGATGGACGGGGCCTTCGTGCCCAACATCAGTTTTGGGCTGCCGATCCTGGCCGCGG
This sequence is a window from Deinococcus humi. Protein-coding genes within it:
- a CDS encoding YjgN family protein, yielding MTDPAAPPNDVPVFGRHVQSVPTQATQPGPVAPTTVTEYPVGFTATADEYFRLWIVNVALTFVTLGLYLPWARVRNRQYFHGHTWVDGQNFEYRANPAALLRGYLIVAALFVAYAVSGQFERTKWVAVVLVLIYAVAYPVLVRQSMRFQAVNTVHRGLRFRFHGTPGEAYVAYMLANVVASLSFGLALPWAWYMQRRYQVQGLAYGSARATFRGDVGKFYLIGLTALGLTIGGGVVIGVPLFILGVWLFGGDNPGMFDPANLVSSASFLVAAAVGYLSVLVLYAVAWQYVRGATMAYVLNNMELGGVVRTRATFSPWRLVWISLTNAAARVLTLGLASPWAAVRQTRYVLGGLTVRAIAPLDDFAAGVGGETSAFGEAATELLDIQVGF
- a CDS encoding amidohydrolase family protein; its protein translation is MTLPAPDSFTPRLLICDVLYTGMGSGHAPGGVVIVGDTVAATGNPAQLRASYPQAHVEQVGGIIAPPPVNAHTHLDMSAYAFQALPYFRWLPEVVIAQRELRGVAGGLAGADQLSRLPVGGVGDIVWSPEVMDALLAREDLRGVLYFEVLGTFPGKADAVFATMRERVETWRKLERPGGPRIGLTPHTPYTVSHRLMKLVTDYAAGEGLPMQIHVAEHPSEPELFATGDGPLWTNRLQPFWPETFAEVIGRTPEPGLTPVRYLDELGVLAAKPTLIHMVNVTADDIARVARAGCAVVSCPRSNIHLECGTFPWTAFAAAGVEIALGTDSIASGQTLDVRDDVAFARRLYPQLDPRLLVRAAVKGGGRVLDLPIPFIRRGEAWSDRYVWSD
- a CDS encoding ribonuclease HII — its product is MPPVPSVTPDWAYERQHWRRGYFRVAGVDEAGRGAWAGPVTVAAVILPGLATEYPFRDSKQLTAPQREEYAAEVRRVALAYAVEHAWPDEIDRLNILGATHAAALRALERLRPPPQALVTDYLKLRTALPISAPPKADALSYSVAAASLLAKTERDAVMREMDVQYPGYGFASHKGYGAPAHRAALEELGVSPAHRRSFAPIRRVLEAGEGGLFPANP